In Cyprinus carpio isolate SPL01 chromosome B7, ASM1834038v1, whole genome shotgun sequence, a genomic segment contains:
- the snx1b gene encoding sorting nexin-1 isoform X2 produces the protein MSGGCGRNPPPFPDNEDQEAELDTRVLDSDEDDDDEGEDIFTGARSKPITPTSAPDEGDIFSEEGSYIRSDVHHATNGLHSDEELDLFTEATVELTLTNTTSQGRREIIGPTASACNTTHVPNSILKPSIVTKTMEELEEEESGDQFELNIAVTNPEKIGDGMNAYMSYKVSTQTTLPMFLNKTFSVRRRFSDFLGLYEKISAKHSLLGCIIPPPPQKSVVGMTKVKVGKEDSSSAEFVEKRRAALERYLQRVVAHPSLLQDPDVREFLERDELPRAVNTQALSGPGLLKMINRASDAVNKMTIKMNESDNWFESKLQEVENEEQLLRRLHAAVDSLVNHRKELCINTAVFSKSVAMLGSVEENSALSRALSQLAEVEDKMEQLHQQQAFSDFFILAELLADYVRLLGAVRCCFEQRMKVWQRLQEAQSTLQKKREAEAKLLWANKPEKLQQAKDDINEWESKVSQYERDFERVTCTVRKEVLRFEKEKARDFKQHIVKYLESLLHTQHRLVKCWEAFLPEAKAIA, from the exons ATGTCGGGCGGCTGCGGGCGGAATCCTCCTCCTTTCCCTGATAATGAAGATCAGGAGGCAGAATTAGACACTCGGGTGCTGGACAGCgacgaggatgatgatgatgaaggcgAGGACATATTCACCGGCGCGAGG AGTAAACCCATCACACCCACATCAGCTCCTGATGAAGGCGATATCTTCAGTGAGGAGGGCTCGTACATCAGGAGCGATGTCCATCACGCCACTAATGGCCTTCACTCTGATGAAGAGCTGGATCTGTTCACTG AGGCCACTGTAGAGCTGACACTCACCAACACCACCAGTCAAGGCAGGAGAGAGATTATTGGCCCGACCGCATCGGCTTGCAACACCACACATGTCCCTAATTCCATACTCAAACCCAGCATCGTCACCAAGACCATGGAGGAG TTGGAGGAGGAAGAGAGTGGAGACCAGTTTGAACTGAACATTGCAGTCACTAATCCAGAGAAAATTG GAGATGGCATGAATGCCTACATGTCTTACAAAGTGTCGACACAG actACACTGCCCATGTTCCTAAATAAGACGTTCTCCGTGCGTCGACGTTTCAGTGATTTTCTGGGACTTTATGAGAAGATATCGGCCAAACACTCTCTGCTGGGCTGCATCATTCCACCTCCACCTCAGAAGAGTGTAGTTG GGATGACTAAAGTGAAGGTAGGGAAGGAGGATTCATCCTCAGCGGAGTTTGTGGAAAAGAGACGAGCAGCACTGGAGAG GTATCTACAGAGAGTCGTGGCTCATCCATCTCTGTTGCAGGACCCGGATGTTCGAGAGTTTTTAGAGAGAGATGAG ttgCCCAGGGCAGTGAATACTCAGGCTTTGAGTGGACCTGGCCTCCTAAAGATGATAAACAGAGCATCAGATGCAGTGAATAAGATGaccattaaaatgaatgaatccgATAAT tggtttGAGAGTAAGCTGCAGGAAGTGGAGAATGAGGAGCAGCTGCTGAGGAGGCTCCATGCTGCTGTTGACTCATTAGTAAACCACAGGAAAG AGTTGTGTATtaacacagcggtgtttagtaAGAGTGTGGCCATGCTGGGCAGTGTGGAGGAGAACTCTGCGTTATCTCGTGCGCTGTCACAGCTGGCAGAAGTGGAGGATAAGATGGAGCAGCTGCATCAGCAACAGGCCTTCAGTGATTTCTTCATCCTCGCTGAGCTCCTGGCCGACTACGTCAGGCTGCTGGGGGCCGTGAGG TGCTGTTTTGAGCAGAGGATGAAAGTGTGGCAGCGTTTGCAGGAAGCTCAGAGCACATTGCAGAAGAAACGAGAGGCTGAGGCCAAACTGCTGTGGGCGAACAAACCCGAGAAGCTGCAGCAGGCTAAAGATGACATAAATGAG TGGGAGTCTAAAGTCAGTCAGTATGAGAGAGATTTCGAAAGAGTCACCTGTACTGTGCGCAAAGAAGTGCTCCGATTTGAG AAAGAGAAAGCCAGAGATTTCAAACAGCACATAGTGAAATACCTGGAGTCCCTGCTTCACACACAGCATAGG CTGGTGAAGTGTTGGGAGGCCTTCCTGCCTGAGGCCAAAGCCATCGCCTGA
- the LOC109084053 gene encoding mitochondrial sodium/calcium exchanger protein-like, with protein sequence MRAQLLVLFCTVALRWDRVSCQKSVYVSNTHLVPHVNVWRSDRPGGVTPNRNGDECDEVMNLSASQRCEFVKNTPDCTSDDGFIKYPVVTFCLFPPNLLPLAITLYVIWLFVLFLLLGLIASDFFCPNLSAISSTMRLTHNVAGVTFLALGNGAPDVFSAMAAFSHPQTAGLAVGALFGAGIFVTTVVAGSIALVKPFTVASRPFLRDVVFYMAAVFWTFNILYKGHISMGEAIGYLALYIAYVLTVIVSACIYNHQKHQLNGSAQTTGREQGEILPSDSYREIQSGSIQAHDEGEYEPLLPYTQSTTQIFLNAINPVDNRTWRRQHWSARVLKVIKVPVEVLLLLTIPVVDTDKEDHNWKRPLNCLHIITGPLVCVLTFQSGKYGLLLIEGEVPVWVLVLCIGVFLSGIVFFTTTNEHPPRYHFLYSLLGFVVSALWISTVASEIVSVLHLLGVVLRLSNTVLGLTLLAWGNSIGDCFADITIARQGYPRMAISACFGGIIFNMLFGVGLGCLLQTFQNKNNVVMLEPEGMLCWVLSGALGLSLIFSFILVPLQCFHLSRVYGIFLLIFYVVFLIVALLTEFRIIQF encoded by the exons ATGCGTGCTCAGCTCTTAGTGTTGTTTTGCACCGTTGCTCTGCGATGGGATCGTGTCAGCTGCCAGAAATCTGTTTACGTGTCTAACACACACCTGGTACCTCATGTGAATGTCTGGCGTTCAGACAGACCTGGAGGAGTTACTCCGAACCGCAATGGAGACGAG TGTGATGAGGTGATGAACCTGTCTGCCAGTCAGAGATGTGAGTTTGTGAAGAATACACCGGACTGTACTTCGGATGATGGCTTCATCAAATACCCTGTGGTCACCTTTTGCCTGTTCCCTCCTAATCTGCTGCCTCTAGCCATCACACTTTAT GTCATCTGGTTGTTTGTTCTGTTCCTTCTTCTTGGGCTGATTGCATCAGACTT tttctgtcCAAACCTCTCAGCCATTTCCTCCACAATGAGACTGACTCATAATGTGGCC GGCGTAACGTTCCTGGCACTTGGAAATGGGGCTCCAGATGTGTTCAGTGCCATGGCTGCTTTCTCCCACCCTCAGACTGCTGGTCTTGCTGTTGGAGCACTGTTTG GAGCGGGAATCTTTGTTACAACAGTGGTAGCTGGAAGCATTGCTCTGGTTAAACCTTTCACTGTGGCGTCTCGTCCATTCCTTCGTGATGTCGTTTTCTACATGGCAGCTGTGTTTTGGACCTTCAATATCCTATATAAAGGCCATATTTCCATGGGAGAAGCCATTG GTTATCTGGCACTGTATATTGCATATGTTTTGACTGTGATTGTGAGTGCGTGTATATACAATCATCAGAAGCATCAGCTAAATGGATCTGCCCAGACCACAGGCAGAGAACAGG GAGAGATTCTCCCATCTGATTCATATAGAGAAATTCAGAGTGGCAGCATACAGGCACACG ATGAAGGAGAGTATGAGCCTTTGCTGCCTTACACTCAATCCACTACTCAGATCTTCCTGAATGCCATTAACCCGGTGGATAATAGGACCTGGAGGAGACAGCACTGGAGTGCCAGGGTCCTCAAAGTGATCAAG GTGCCTGTAGAAGTGCTGTTATTGTTGACCATTCCTGTGGTGGACACAGATAAGGAGGATCACAACTGGAAACGCCCTCTGAACTGTCTTCACATAATCACTGGGCCTCTGGTCTGTGTGCTTACCTTCCAGTCGGGAAAGT ATGGCTTACTGCTCATTGAAGGAGAAGTTCCAGTGTGGGTGCTTGTACTCTGCATCGGAGTCTTCCTCTCTGGCATAGTCTTCTTCACTACCACAAACGAGCATCCTCCTAGATATCACTTT CTCTATTCTCTGCTAGGTTTTGTGGTCAGCGCGCTGTGGATCAGCACTGTGGCGTCTGAGATTGTTAGTGTGCTGCACCTGCTGGGGGTTGTTCTCCGTCTCAGCAACACTGTACTGGGCCTCACTTTGTTAGCCTGGGGCAATAGCATTGGAg ATTGCTTTGCAGACATTACAATAGCCCGTCAGGGATACCCACGGATGGCCATTTCTGCCTGTTTCGGGGGCATTATCTTTA ACATGCTGTTTGGTGTGGGCCTGGGCTGCCTGCTGCAGacctttcagaataaaaataatgttgtgaTG CTGGAACCAGAAGGGATGCTGTGCTGGGTTCTCTCAGGAGCACTGGGTCTGTCTCTCATCTTCTCCTTCATACTGGTTCCTCTTCAGTGTTTTCACCTGAGCCGAGTCTATGGGATTTTTCTACTGATCTTCTACGTTGTCTTTCTCATCGTTGCCCTGCTCACTGAATTTAGAATTATCCAATTCTGA
- the snx1b gene encoding sorting nexin-1 isoform X1, giving the protein MFLSRLRLPSSETQSTLTCNGQAAMSGGCGRNPPPFPDNEDQEAELDTRVLDSDEDDDDEGEDIFTGARSKPITPTSAPDEGDIFSEEGSYIRSDVHHATNGLHSDEELDLFTEATVELTLTNTTSQGRREIIGPTASACNTTHVPNSILKPSIVTKTMEELEEEESGDQFELNIAVTNPEKIGDGMNAYMSYKVSTQTTLPMFLNKTFSVRRRFSDFLGLYEKISAKHSLLGCIIPPPPQKSVVGMTKVKVGKEDSSSAEFVEKRRAALERYLQRVVAHPSLLQDPDVREFLERDELPRAVNTQALSGPGLLKMINRASDAVNKMTIKMNESDNWFESKLQEVENEEQLLRRLHAAVDSLVNHRKELCINTAVFSKSVAMLGSVEENSALSRALSQLAEVEDKMEQLHQQQAFSDFFILAELLADYVRLLGAVRCCFEQRMKVWQRLQEAQSTLQKKREAEAKLLWANKPEKLQQAKDDINEWESKVSQYERDFERVTCTVRKEVLRFEKEKARDFKQHIVKYLESLLHTQHRLVKCWEAFLPEAKAIA; this is encoded by the exons ATGTTTTTAAGCAGGCTGAGGTTACCTAGCAGTGAAACCCAATCCACGCTTACCTGTAACGGACAGGCAG CGATGTCGGGCGGCTGCGGGCGGAATCCTCCTCCTTTCCCTGATAATGAAGATCAGGAGGCAGAATTAGACACTCGGGTGCTGGACAGCgacgaggatgatgatgatgaaggcgAGGACATATTCACCGGCGCGAGG AGTAAACCCATCACACCCACATCAGCTCCTGATGAAGGCGATATCTTCAGTGAGGAGGGCTCGTACATCAGGAGCGATGTCCATCACGCCACTAATGGCCTTCACTCTGATGAAGAGCTGGATCTGTTCACTG AGGCCACTGTAGAGCTGACACTCACCAACACCACCAGTCAAGGCAGGAGAGAGATTATTGGCCCGACCGCATCGGCTTGCAACACCACACATGTCCCTAATTCCATACTCAAACCCAGCATCGTCACCAAGACCATGGAGGAG TTGGAGGAGGAAGAGAGTGGAGACCAGTTTGAACTGAACATTGCAGTCACTAATCCAGAGAAAATTG GAGATGGCATGAATGCCTACATGTCTTACAAAGTGTCGACACAG actACACTGCCCATGTTCCTAAATAAGACGTTCTCCGTGCGTCGACGTTTCAGTGATTTTCTGGGACTTTATGAGAAGATATCGGCCAAACACTCTCTGCTGGGCTGCATCATTCCACCTCCACCTCAGAAGAGTGTAGTTG GGATGACTAAAGTGAAGGTAGGGAAGGAGGATTCATCCTCAGCGGAGTTTGTGGAAAAGAGACGAGCAGCACTGGAGAG GTATCTACAGAGAGTCGTGGCTCATCCATCTCTGTTGCAGGACCCGGATGTTCGAGAGTTTTTAGAGAGAGATGAG ttgCCCAGGGCAGTGAATACTCAGGCTTTGAGTGGACCTGGCCTCCTAAAGATGATAAACAGAGCATCAGATGCAGTGAATAAGATGaccattaaaatgaatgaatccgATAAT tggtttGAGAGTAAGCTGCAGGAAGTGGAGAATGAGGAGCAGCTGCTGAGGAGGCTCCATGCTGCTGTTGACTCATTAGTAAACCACAGGAAAG AGTTGTGTATtaacacagcggtgtttagtaAGAGTGTGGCCATGCTGGGCAGTGTGGAGGAGAACTCTGCGTTATCTCGTGCGCTGTCACAGCTGGCAGAAGTGGAGGATAAGATGGAGCAGCTGCATCAGCAACAGGCCTTCAGTGATTTCTTCATCCTCGCTGAGCTCCTGGCCGACTACGTCAGGCTGCTGGGGGCCGTGAGG TGCTGTTTTGAGCAGAGGATGAAAGTGTGGCAGCGTTTGCAGGAAGCTCAGAGCACATTGCAGAAGAAACGAGAGGCTGAGGCCAAACTGCTGTGGGCGAACAAACCCGAGAAGCTGCAGCAGGCTAAAGATGACATAAATGAG TGGGAGTCTAAAGTCAGTCAGTATGAGAGAGATTTCGAAAGAGTCACCTGTACTGTGCGCAAAGAAGTGCTCCGATTTGAG AAAGAGAAAGCCAGAGATTTCAAACAGCACATAGTGAAATACCTGGAGTCCCTGCTTCACACACAGCATAGG CTGGTGAAGTGTTGGGAGGCCTTCCTGCCTGAGGCCAAAGCCATCGCCTGA
- the acp2 gene encoding lysosomal acid phosphatase: MESCFLIVALLFPFSLSSGERTLKFVTVLYRHGDRSPIKTYPTDPYKESDWPQGFGQLSQEGMKQHFELGQFLKKRYTGFLSEDYDRHEIFIRSTDVDRTLMSAEANLAGMFPPNGSEVFNPDMKWQPIPVHTVPAAEEKLLSFPLDDCPRYAQLMNETEKTDFFLNMTVTYKAFIEMVKNKTGLKKTSIETIWSVYDTLFCEAKHGMRPPDWVTSSVMETLKVLKNFGFQIMFGVYKRKEKCRLQGGLLLDQIIKNLSNAAALDSKQKVKMMVYSAHDTTVVALQEALNVFNGLQPPYASCHLFELHKEENGTFSVEMFYRNDTNVSEPYPVSLPGCSQRCPLQDFVNLTREVIPQDRNKECQIKKETTDTEVIIGLAVCGCLLFLLILLLFVVLCRLKEPMASYSHVINESDS; this comes from the exons ATGGAGTCCTGCTTTCTGATCGTCGCTTTGCTCTTTCCTTTCAGTCTTTCCAGTGGAGAAAGGACGCTCAAGTTTGTCACTGTT CTTTATCGTCATGGTGACAGATCTCCAATCAAGACCTATCCAACTGATCCCTATAAGGAGAGTGACTGGCCCCAGGGTTTTGGACAGCTCTCTCAG GAGGGAATGAAGCAGCATTTCGAACTGGGTCAGTTTTTAAAGAAACGGTACACAGGATTCCTGAGTGAGGACTATGACCGGCATGAG ATATTCATAAGAAGTACAGATGTTGACCGCACTCTAATGAGTGCAGAAGCGAACCTGGCTGGCATGTTCCCACCTAATGGTTCTGAGGTGTTTAATCCAGATATGAAATGGCAACCAATACCTGTTCACACTGTCCCAGCGGCTGAAGAGAAG CTGCTTTCATTCCCTCTGGACGACTGTCCACGTTACGCACAGTTAATGAATGAGACTGAAaaaactgacttttttcttaACATGACTGTAACCTACAAG GCATTCATAGAGatggtgaaaaataaaacaggactGAAGAAAACCAGCATTGAGACTATTTGGAGTGTGTATGACACATTGTTCTGTGAG GCAAAACATGGGATGCGACCACCAGACTGGGTGACTTCAAGTGTGATGGAGACGCTGAAGGTGTTAAAGAACTTTGGTTTTCAGATTATGTTTGGAGTCTACAAGAGAAAGGAGAAGTGCAGACTTCAGGGAG GCCTGCTGTTAGATCAGATCATTAAGAATCTCTCGAATGCAGCAGCACTGGACTCTAAACAGAAAGTGAAGATGATGGTATACTCAGCA CATGACACAACAGTTGTAGCCCTACAGGAAGCTCTGAATGTCTTTAATGGCCTGCAGCCACCTTATGCCTCGTGTCATCTATTTGAACTTCACAAGGAAGAGAACGG AACGTTTTCAGTGGAGATGTTTTATCGCAATGACACTAATGTGTCCGAGCCGTACCCTGTGTCTTTACCGGGCTGTTCCCAGCGCTGCCCCCTGCAGGACTTTGTGAACCTCACACGTGAAGTCATACCGCAAGACAGGAATAAAGAGTGTCAGATAAAGAAGGAAACCACAGACACTG AGGTCATCATCGGGCTGGCCGTGTGTGGCTGTCTTCTCTTCCTCCTGATACTGCTGCTGTTTGTAGTGCTATGCCGTCTAAAAGAGCCCATGGCTAGCTACAGTCATGTCATAAACGAGAGTGACTCCTGA